The DNA region attttatGGCTATCtcgttttaaattttaatagtATTGGAACGTAAAACCTATTTTTAATGGCGACATCaatttaaatttataattttttaaaaataaatgtatatatttacaatttttaatttaaaatataaaataaaaaatccctcGTCGGTATGGGTCTATGGGACTAATCGAGGAGGTGGTGACGAATGGCCGTTTGGGCCGAATAATTGGGCTGTAAGAGCAACGTTTGGGCCTAAATGTTGGAAAAATTGGGCCCTTTGAGCCGTTGGGAAGACATTGTCCTTACAAAAACTCGGCCTTTAAATTCAAAAGAATTTACAGAGGAATCTCAAGTTTTCAAACAAGTGccaaatcatatgtattgagtGCCATGAAATGTGGCACATGAACCCGTCATCTCATCTACAACTCCAGAGCAACTCCTCCAGTGTTCCTGGACTCTTTGCGGCCACAGAGTCCTTCGGGGACGCCTTTCGGAAATGTTTCAAAAGTTGTTTCGTCAACTGCAGAGCTTGAGAGCCTGCAACCGAAAGGACAAGCTGAGACAAATATTGAAGGATTGTTCCTAACTAGAATTAGTGGAGGAATTGTTTAAAAGACAGATGTTAAGATATATTTGGGTTTACTAGCTACGATCTCGCTGTTTTTTTGGTAGTGGATTTCACTTGTTATGATTGTGTGATTTCCTTAGAGGTTCTAGGTGATGTGAATCAGGGTGCGATTTATGTTTGCATGCTTTCAGGTTTATCTTTTTTATTGAGAAAGAAGTCTTGATCAAGAAGCAACTTTGATGGTATATGACATCCAACTTAGCAGCCATCACACAAGAAGCAACTTAATTGCAATTTTCATGGACCTAATAGTAAAGATGAGACCACGATCAAATGGAGTAGAAAAGGGCAACCCAAGCTTCTTGGAGGACTATACTCCAACCAGAAGAAGAGCACCCCTGTTATTCCAAACAATAATTCAACAGTGATAAATTCTGAACTTCCAGAGAGGAAAAACTGGTGATAAGTTATTTATTGTTTCAATCCCTAATAAAACTGTAACCTTAATCCAAAGAAAGAAAACACTACAGATATCACTGCCATGCTAGTTCATTCACCAACAAGTtagagaaagagcaaaataatTACTGCAACTTACAAAAGCTAGAAGGAACAGTTTCCTAAAGAGATATAACAATCGTATGCGAAAGCAATCTAAAGAATCAAACGGAACAAGCAAGATTAAAGttcaaatacaacaaaagacGTACCCTAGGAAAGCAGGTGCTGTCGAATATCGCAATGTGAGCAAGATAAACAGGATCGAGAATTGATCAAGCTCAGAGGCCTCTGACGCTGATAAGAAGTTGAGTCGTTGAAGATATTGGCATTGTAGAGAATACTACTGACAAATAATACTACAATAGGGCAAGGGCTGTTTTTGCCTCATGCATAATGCCATGGTATGGAGGTCAGGCTAGCTCTCAGGTAGAATGCTGGAAGACAATTTGTTTGACTAAATCTCACAATTTAATTCAAACTATTTCAGATTGTAATTAAATAGCCACTAGCTCCTCATCAACAAGCACATGGTCCCTGGGAACAGTTCCAGCAAGCCTCATTATGTGATGGACATCTTGCAGCACACCATTGATCACATCAGACTCACTGTGGGACTTATCACGTGACACAAATACATGAACCCTATTCGCCACCTCAATCCAACTACAACCTGGTTGTTTCTTTAGTCCTCGATTATTCATCTCTGACCTGATTTCTGCTGCTTCTTTCCACTTACCAGCAGAGGCATAGATGTTGGACAGGAGAGTATAGGTTCCAGCATTATCTGGTTCTGCCTCTAAGAGATTTCTAGCTGCCAAATTACCAATGCTTTCATTTCCATGTGCATTACACCCACCTAGAAGGGCACTCCAAACAGAACCTGACGTAGGTTTAATCTTAAGCCACTGAATTAATCTTTTGGCATCATCAAGTCGTCCTGCTCGGCTACAAATATCAATCAAGCAAGTGTAATGTTCATCCCGCAATACAGTGGACCTATCTTTTACCATGGATTCAAATATCTTAAGCCCTTCGTCAACCAAACCGGAGTGGCTGCATGCTGAGAGCAACACCACGTAGGTGACATCATTAGGCTTATATCCATTTTCTTGCATCTTTTCATACAAACGTATTGCTTCTATGCCAACCCCATGATGTGCATATGCCGCAATAATCCCATTCCAAGAGACCAAGTCCTTCTCCCTTGAAAGATCAAACACCTTTCTTGCCAACCTGATTTCACCACACTTGGCATATACATTCATCAAGGTGGACTCGACAAAAGTATCAAACTGAAATTCTGTTTTACATATCATCTGATGCACCTGCTGCCCTTCACAGAGTGCCGCGAGATTGCTGCATGCATCAAGAGCACCCAAAAATGTAACTTGATTTGGTCTTATACCTGCTATAAGCATACCACTAAATAATTTCAATGCCAGTTCACTCTGCATGCCTTGCAAGTACCCATTCATCATGGTAGTCCAAGTGACCACATTCCTATTAGGCATCTCATTGAAAAGTTCTCTTGCTCTCTTCAAATCTTTGTTCTGGATAAAACCGGTAATCATAATGTTCCACGAAGCAATATCCCTCATGGGCATCTTCACGAACAAATCAAGCGCTTCATCAATCCTCTTGTTTCGTGTGTACCCAGAGATCATGGCATTCCAAGAAACCACATTCCTCTCTGGCATGCCATCAAACAGCACTCGAGCCTCATCAACATTCCCATTCCGTGCAATGCCAGCAACCATTGTAGTCCATGCCATCACATCCCTCTCGGGCATTCTATCAAACAGCTTGCGCGCTTTTTCCACACTCCCAGACCGCACCAGCGCAGCCAGCAGAATGTTCCAAGAGCCGGCATCCCTCACCGGCATGCGATCGAACAGCAAGCAGGCATCACCCACGCGGCCTGCCATGGCGTACGCCTCCAGCATCGTGTTCCAGGAAACGACGTTTCTCTCGGGCATCCGCTCGAACAGCGCCTGGGCCTCGTCGACGCGGCGCGTGCGCGCGTAGCCGGAGAGGAGCGCCGTCCAGGTGACCACGTTCCGGCGCGCGTCGGGGCGGTCGAACAGCTCCCGCGCCTCGCGCAGCATCCCCTGGCGCGCGTACGACGCTACCAGCGCTGTCCAGGACACCACGTCCAGGTCTGGCGTTCCGTCGAACAGCCTGCGCGCGTCGCAGACGCGCCCGGCCGCGGCCAACTCCGCAATGCGGCGGTTCGGGTCCTGCACGCGCTTGAACCATGCGCTGGACGCGGCGGCAATGGCGCTTCCGTACGAGACGTAGGCGGTGGAGGCGAGCCGGAGCCGTGGCGAGGAGCGGAGGCGGCGGAGCACGGCCGTAGCTACCATAGTAGGAAGACGAAGCGACTCCCAGTTTGCAGTCGGTCACGTTTGTTTCTTCTTTCGTGGTAGCTTCAATTCCCAACCGTACGATTCTGTGATGGACGGCTGCGATCGGCTCGGGATCGGCTAAACTCCAAACCTATCCCCTACGGTATAAAATATAAGTTACTTCTCACGTCACTTtttcactatttttcttctatctaataaaaatatctagagtcaaaaaaatatatctaaaatttaaaataatttatttatttttctattcaCTCTCGTCCTTCAAATTTTCCATCTCATTATCGGCTACGCATAGaactcattttactaataataaataaataaataaacaaataaattagtaaaaaaaataacagaTAATCTTCTCATCTTTTACAGATcacatctaaaatcaaactacgacatcACTCTAATGTATTTGTTCAATAACACTCTCATGATATATTTATATCTTTATATCTTATATTTGTAATTCATGTTACTacaattaatatttatattttcattgcAACTTACAAACAGTCCACACGAAAGCTCACCCAAACCTTGCCTCAGACCATTTCCAGCCAAATAacttcacgaagggattctcgttcCCTTCGTTAAGGAATTCTTGTACTTTTTAATGTTCTAATAATTTACTTTCACAGTTCCTATCACGAAAGAATTTCCActttcattctctttatttaaaattctctcttttctttgatAAATCCTCTCAAAGAAAAATGGTTAAAGATAAAGTGGAAAAAAAATGCTAACTGGtaaggaaataaagggaatgctAACGGTGGAAGAAAAGAAGGGAATACAATAGAGTTGAAGCGTCCAATCAGAAATCGAAGCCGGCGAGACGGCTGAGGGGGCCCACACGCCAGTGACACAGCCGAGGTTGCGGGACGGCTGCGATGGCcgcgtcctcttcctcctccggcggcgacggcgcggaCCCGATGGCGCTCGTGCAGGGGTACAACGCCGAGGAGCTCGCCATCGCCGGGGAGTTCCTGACCACGTGGCTCCCCTTCGTTTCCGCCGGCCTCTGCCCCTCCTGCGTCTCGTCCCTCCGCACCCGCGTCGACTCCCTGCTCCCGCGAGGTAACCGCCGTGGCCCGTGTGCCGCCGTACACATGTGTTGTTAGAGTTTCTTTGGTAGGTCTCGTGCATGACGTCCACCGAACCCGCGCAGCCGATCAGATTGAGCCGTCTGGGTGGGAGTCGGATCCAGCGCCCCCGCAGCATCTGCCGTTCGAACCGAGCGGCTGGGACTCGGatccgcccccgcccccgcccccgcccccgccgccgcagcagcagccgtCGGCGGAGAAGCCGAGGATGTCGTGGGCGGACATGGCGCAGGAGGACGAgctcgccgcggcggcggaggaggacgcggcggccgcggcagcTGATGACGGGGAGGAGGCGAGCGAGCTGGGGAGGCCCAAGGTGCAGTTGTCGAGGGAGCAGCGAGAGCAGAGGCGGTTCCG from Phragmites australis chromosome 8, lpPhrAust1.1, whole genome shotgun sequence includes:
- the LOC133926196 gene encoding pentatricopeptide repeat-containing protein At2g35030, mitochondrial, which encodes MVATAVLRRLRSSPRLRLASTAYVSYGSAIAAASSAWFKRVQDPNRRIAELAAAGRVCDARRLFDGTPDLDVVSWTALVASYARQGMLREARELFDRPDARRNVVTWTALLSGYARTRRVDEAQALFERMPERNVVSWNTMLEAYAMAGRVGDACLLFDRMPVRDAGSWNILLAALVRSGSVEKARKLFDRMPERDVMAWTTMVAGIARNGNVDEARVLFDGMPERNVVSWNAMISGYTRNKRIDEALDLFVKMPMRDIASWNIMITGFIQNKDLKRARELFNEMPNRNVVTWTTMMNGYLQGMQSELALKLFSGMLIAGIRPNQVTFLGALDACSNLAALCEGQQVHQMICKTEFQFDTFVESTLMNVYAKCGEIRLARKVFDLSREKDLVSWNGIIAAYAHHGVGIEAIRLYEKMQENGYKPNDVTYVVLLSACSHSGLVDEGLKIFESMVKDRSTVLRDEHYTCLIDICSRAGRLDDAKRLIQWLKIKPTSGSVWSALLGGCNAHGNESIGNLAARNLLEAEPDNAGTYTLLSNIYASAGKWKEAAEIRSEMNNRGLKKQPGCSWIEVANRVHVFVSRDKSHSESDVINGVLQDVHHIMRLAGTVPRDHVLVDEELVAI